From a region of the Myroides sp. JBRI-B21084 genome:
- a CDS encoding carboxy terminal-processing peptidase, which translates to MKRNYKVILLVVALAAALWSFVPFKKANDPNPEKEAFLMGVLNFVLQNAHYHPADLNDTFSEKVYTNYLNIIDGNKRYLLQSDIDELNKFKTELDDEFKAQRIDFFNKSYPLVETRIQEAKTFYKEILAKPLDFTVNESINTDYEKQPWAKNKEELKDRWRKQLKLSVLSTIEDNLKIQENDSLNKLPKKTFVELEKEARETSLKSLNEFFEFFEEISREDWLSMYINTLLEQFDPHTNYLAPDDKQKFDESMTGSMEGIGAQLRKKDQNTEITEIIPGGPAMRQGELENGDVILKVGQGNEQPVDIIGMRLDKVVKMIKGKKGTVVNLTVKKVDGSVKIISITRDKFEIEDTFAKSTVIETPQGTYGMIHLPKFYINFENKENRDAFKDVAKEVEYLKAQNVEGIIIDLRNNGGGSLQTVVDMVGLFIPQGPVVQVKAKSGNSEVLYDRDNKTQWTGPLVVLINNYSASASEIFAAAIQDYNRGLILGSKHSFGKGTVQNLLDLNRFGDKKIGDLGAMKFTSQKFYRVNGGSTQLKGVESDIVLPDRFLYIDTGERDNDNAMNWDKIAMSKFTSFNNNFATVIDKSKKRVATNKEFKLIDESAKWVKSQQEDNTFSLKYEDYLAKSKQLEEQSKKFNALKDYKNNLTFKSLPYDEALFKNDTVLQNKRKRWHKNLNTDVYVEEAVNVLTDIKTLKK; encoded by the coding sequence ATGAAAAGAAATTATAAAGTTATATTACTTGTTGTAGCTTTAGCTGCAGCATTGTGGAGTTTTGTGCCTTTTAAAAAGGCTAATGACCCAAATCCAGAAAAAGAAGCATTTTTAATGGGGGTTTTAAATTTTGTTTTACAAAATGCGCACTACCACCCTGCCGATTTAAATGATACTTTTTCTGAAAAAGTATATACCAATTATTTAAATATTATTGATGGTAATAAACGTTATTTATTACAAAGTGATATTGATGAATTAAACAAATTTAAAACCGAATTAGACGACGAGTTTAAAGCGCAACGTATTGATTTTTTTAACAAAAGTTACCCTTTGGTTGAAACTAGAATACAAGAAGCAAAAACTTTTTATAAAGAAATTTTAGCAAAACCTTTAGATTTTACAGTTAACGAATCGATAAATACGGATTACGAAAAACAACCGTGGGCTAAAAATAAAGAAGAATTAAAAGACCGTTGGCGCAAACAACTTAAATTAAGTGTTTTATCTACTATTGAAGATAATCTAAAGATTCAAGAAAACGATTCTTTAAACAAATTACCTAAAAAAACGTTTGTAGAATTAGAAAAAGAAGCCCGCGAAACATCTTTAAAATCTTTAAATGAGTTTTTTGAATTTTTTGAAGAAATTTCTCGCGAAGATTGGCTTTCTATGTACATAAATACTTTGTTAGAACAATTTGATCCGCATACAAACTACTTAGCTCCAGACGATAAACAAAAGTTTGATGAAAGTATGACAGGATCTATGGAAGGAATTGGTGCGCAATTACGTAAGAAAGACCAAAATACCGAAATTACCGAAATTATTCCTGGTGGTCCAGCTATGCGTCAAGGCGAATTAGAAAACGGCGATGTTATTTTAAAAGTAGGTCAAGGCAACGAACAACCAGTTGATATTATTGGCATGCGTTTAGATAAAGTTGTAAAAATGATTAAAGGTAAAAAAGGTACTGTTGTTAATTTAACCGTTAAAAAAGTTGATGGTTCTGTTAAGATTATTTCAATTACACGCGATAAATTCGAGATTGAAGACACCTTTGCAAAATCAACTGTAATTGAAACACCACAAGGCACATACGGAATGATTCATTTACCAAAATTCTATATTAATTTTGAAAATAAAGAAAACCGCGACGCTTTTAAAGATGTAGCAAAAGAAGTAGAATATTTAAAAGCACAAAACGTTGAAGGTATTATCATAGATTTACGTAACAACGGCGGTGGATCTTTACAAACCGTAGTTGACATGGTTGGTTTATTTATACCGCAAGGTCCCGTAGTGCAAGTAAAGGCAAAATCGGGCAATAGCGAGGTTTTATATGATAGAGACAACAAAACCCAATGGACAGGTCCTTTAGTTGTTTTAATTAACAATTATTCGGCGTCGGCTTCAGAAATTTTTGCTGCAGCAATTCAAGATTATAACCGTGGTTTAATTTTGGGGTCTAAACATTCATTTGGTAAAGGAACCGTTCAAAATTTATTAGATTTAAACCGTTTTGGCGATAAAAAAATTGGCGATTTAGGTGCAATGAAATTCACTAGTCAAAAATTTTATAGAGTAAATGGTGGATCAACCCAGCTAAAAGGTGTTGAAAGTGATATTGTTTTACCAGATCGATTTTTATATATTGATACAGGCGAACGCGATAACGATAACGCTATGAATTGGGATAAAATTGCCATGTCTAAATTCACAAGTTTCAACAATAACTTTGCTACGGTAATTGATAAAAGTAAAAAACGCGTTGCCACTAATAAAGAATTTAAGTTAATTGATGAAAGTGCTAAATGGGTAAAATCGCAACAAGAAGATAATACATTTTCTTTAAAATACGAAGACTATTTAGCAAAATCAAAACAATTAGAAGAACAATCTAAAAAATTTAATGCGTTAAAAGATTACAAAAACAACTTAACTTTTAAATCGTTACCATACGACGAAGCATTATTTAAAAACGACACCGTGTTACAAAACAAACGCAAACGTTGGCATAAAAATTTAAATACTGATGTGTATGTTGAGGAAGCTGTGAATGTTTTAACCGATATTAAAACTCTTAAAAAATAA